A single genomic interval of Helianthus annuus cultivar XRQ/B chromosome 13, HanXRQr2.0-SUNRISE, whole genome shotgun sequence harbors:
- the LOC110901773 gene encoding uncharacterized protein LOC110901773, with translation MFMQTLVGSARIWFNDLPAQTIRSFDDLSKGFLANFSQQRRYVKDATVIFQIKQRDDESLHAFIERYKKEGLTYVGADEKMRVAGFMNAITSKYLTRDFNKSLPKTLEEALERAEAHIRGEEAVDIKEQRKRGSG, from the coding sequence atgttcatgcaaacccttgttGGATCCGCCAGAATTTGGTTCAACGATCTACCTGCTCAAACCATTCGAAGCTTTGACGACCTAAGCAAGGGTTTTCTGGCGAatttctcccaacaaaggcgatatGTCAAAGACGCAACAGtgatcttccagataaaacaacgaGATGATGAAAGTCTTCATGCGTTCATTGAACGATACAAAAAGGAAGGTCTGACTTATGTAGGGGCGgacgagaaaatgagagtggctgGTTTCATGAATGCCATTACCTCTAAATAtctcacaagagatttcaacaaatccctgCCCAAGACCCTGGAAGAGGCTCTTGAAAGGGCCGAAGCTCACATCCGGGGAGAGGAGGCTGTAGACATtaaagaacaaaggaaaagaggatccgGCTAG